The DNA region GGGGGCTCTTTAGTTTATTCTCAACCTATATGCACCATGAATTTTATGCAGAAAGGTTCATTCTGATCCATTAGTGACACATTACGGATTTCAACTTTTTGAGGCGTAATTCCTCAcgtaaaattattaaaaaaaaaaaaaaaaaaacctcttttCTGATTAACGATTTTTGTTCAAATATAGTTACTCCTATTTGTCATATTGTAACAAAAAGTAATCGAATTGGATACAAATAATTCATATGTCTTACTTAATAAGTTAATGATTTAGACGGAACTTAAATTTGGTGAAATATACTAGTGCAATATTAGACAATAGTGTGTGTCTGTCTTAACAAAATAATGGAAAGATGAAGtttccaaatacttcaaaacaTGTACCACAAGGGGgcaaaggagaaaagaaaagccAATTCCTTtacttatttttttagttttaatTTGATAGGAGAAACGGTAAATATTCTCTTCGATTATTTTTTCTGGTAATAAAGATAATTATATTATTAATTAAAAATCAGTAGATGCTTTCACATTTCTTGGACACATGACACGAAAAAGTCATTAAAAAAAGAGGTTAACACAtagtaaaaatttatttgaaCTCGATATTTACACCAAATCATATTAATTTATCATCATTAAGTCATAAATTAAAGCAAAAATATGTAACCGTGATTTATTGATTAGAGTATTATGTGAAGACATGAGTCATATGGATTGGTTTAATCATGGGGGAAGAGTAAGCTTTTACAGAGACGGATCTAGGATTTATAGTCGGTTTGGCTAAACTTCTAAAATCAGtttattttgaaaaacattttaaaaaaaaagtgtttttcaaaaaagtaatttttgtgagaagcagtttgtctttggccaattaatttaaaaagcacttttgaaCAGCGATTAACGTTTGACCAAGCtttaaaaaaagtgtttttaagtgtatttttctcaaaagtgctttttaaaaAAAGTGCTTCCGgggaaaatctatttttttttagcttctgaaaaagtGCTTATGGTACTTATTTTGTTCCCACAAGCTTAgctaaacacctcactttttttttcaaatgagcactttttgaaaaaaaataagtttggccaaatAGGCTATTAATGTTTATGCGGTATGTTTTCGAAATCTTTTGAGTTACCgagttttaaattaataatttatacatattaaataaaaaatttaaaactaataCAAAGTTTGAATAAAGCTACCGAATCGTGCAAAATCCGTGACTTCTATTTACCTCTGAGCTTTTACAATACATAGCAAAATCAAATTCCCGAAAACACCATTACTATATTTCGCTATTTTTGTGGTTTTTCACTTGATTTGTAATACCCATTTTGACAGTCAACTGATCCGATCACATCATAACATTTCACTTTGGGAGTAAAGGCTCCCTATCAAAGGCGAACAATTTTTAGGACTCAAATTGAGAACTCTATTTAAAATGAAAGAGTACTTATCATTCATCTTTATGGTTAATGATATATTTTGCTAACTATATTCGTTTTGCTTGAATTTAAAACAAAAGGTTTACTGGAGAAACAGTCTAGCAATTGACATGTTCTAAAACAGATTCAAAGTCCGCCATTCAATAGATATGTACGTGCATTTATTCACTATTTTTATACTCTGAGTAGGTTGAAAAAATTCTAAAATAATGTCTTTAGTTATTGGTCAAAACTACAACCAAATTgagaaagattaaaaaaaaatatgctaAAGAAGGCAAAATTGCTTAAGGGACAAAGAATTTAAACATAAAAGTTGTTGGGAATCACGTATTAGTAGAGGAATTCCTAGAGGTGAAGTATGTCCAAATTAGTATAAACAGAGTAATATTTATGTCAAATAGCTACTTCCCAAAACTAATACATACAAAAACCAACTTCAAACACGCACATTATTTTCTAAACAATCCAAACGTCAATATTATTAAATCCTCGCATCAAAATCTCGAATAATGAAAGGGTTTTCCTTCAATGCCCATAAGAATTTTGAAATTTCAACTAAGGGATTTGATATGAGTTTGGTTAAAATATATTAGTAATAGGTATTGTaaaaaaatacgaaaatataatTACTGAGTTACTTAGAACTTTGGTATGCTTGCTAAAGCGGATGTGATAGCGTAAAAATACATAGTAATATTTTTACTTACCACGCACCTATCAACTAGTGATAGAGGTGTTAATCATAGGTTCTCTTTTTGGTTTTCATCCGGTGTCCAATATTTGGATCACGATAAATTTGGATTCGTGATTCATAAAGCCCATTAAAGTAGAAAGCGTTTTTTACCTAAAAAAAAATAATCTTACCCAACACTCAAACTCGAAATATCTAGTTAAGGATGGaggaaaaaataaaggaaaacaaaaagcaTAACAAAATAGCTAGTTGTACGTATTTTCTAATATTCCTTGACTTAATACATCAATAATTTCTTGAACTTGTCAGTAAATTTCATCTAAACACTGGAACTATGATGTGCTCCAATTGAGTAATGAACACATGATAAAAGTCTTCCTATTGAACACATTCGACtcataatttgaaaaaaaaattatgcgCAAGTCCACAAGCACCCTTTACATAAATAATTTAATTACATTATTAAATATGCGTCCTTCTTTAGTTATACAAATGAACATCAATTGAGACACGCATGAGGTTTTACGGATTAGTTAGACTAAAGCGTATAATTAAAGGATAACTTTTAATTAGTTAACTTGTCTACGTAATGAGTGCTTGAAAACACAAATAAAAGATTTTGCAAAATTTTGACGAAAATGTCAAATATAAATACTTTCTCATGTGTTTAGATACTAAATTTGAACATACTATAATTCGAATATTAAAATACACTAACAAGCTCGAGAGGCTCTTGCCTCTCGATGTATTCAACCAAATTTCTTTTAACTTCATTGGTAGGAAAGtacctttttgttttcttttcaaGTGTATTCACATATTGCAACCAAAGGAAATTTCCAACTAGTAATACATTACCATTGTCACATTCATTAATTGGGATCCACTCTCCTTCCGCCGTTTGGTAACATGTtcaaaaaatagagaaaaatatagAGACAGAATCAAACCCGCGTGTGCTTTGTAAGAAAACCTAATTTCCACTCCCtctcctttcttttctttccccCTATAAATTCCTTTCTTCCCCTTCTCCTCAACTcacaattcatttttttttttccaatctcTTACAACATATGTCTCACAGACCCAACATTCCACACTTCTCATCTATAGCTTTTGGTCTCCATTCTCATCTCCTGGTTTCCAGTGAGATGTCCTCTAATTCTAACTGGTCTTAACTATTTCTTCAATCAATTTATTCAGTTTTCACTACCCCAAATTCTTATTAGAAATagtttaaatataccccttctaTTATACTTTCTGTCAAAATATACCCTCCccatcattcttttttttttttttttttagtgctacCAAATTtattttgatttcttgaaacaTGGGTGTTAAAGGATTTGTTGAAGGAGGCATTGCTTCTATTATTGCTGGATGTAGTACTCACCCACTTGATTTAATTAAAGTCCGAATGCAACTTCAAGGAGAATCTCCGGCCTCTGTTCAGAATCTCCGGCCAGCACTTGCCTTCCACACTGCTACTACCAATATCCATATTCCGGTTGCTCCGACCCGTGTGGGACCCGTTTCAGTAGGTGTAAAAATAATACAACAAGAAGGTGTTAAGGCTTTGTTTTCCGGTGTATCAGCAACTATGCTAAGGCAAACACTTTATTCTACGACCCGAATGGGGTTGTACGATATGTTGAAACAGAAATGGAGCGACCCGGATAACGGCAGTAATATGTCGTTATCCAGGAAGATCCTCGCTGGCTTGATAGCCGGCGGGGTGGGAGCGGCCGTCGGTAATCCTGCTGACGTGGCGATGGTCCGCATGCAGGCAGACGGTCGTCTCCCATTGGCGCAACGACGCAACTACAAGAGCGTCGTTGATGCCATTACTCAAATGAGTAAAAGCGAAGGTGTTACTAGCCTGTGGCGCGGTTCATCCCTTACAGTGAATCGCGCTATGCTAGTAACAGCATCGCAACTAGCATCGTATGATGAGTTTAAGGAGATAATTCTAGCGAAGGGGCTTATGAAAGACGGGCTTGGGACCCACG from Lycium barbarum isolate Lr01 chromosome 10, ASM1917538v2, whole genome shotgun sequence includes:
- the LOC132614287 gene encoding mitochondrial uncoupling protein 5, translating into MGVKGFVEGGIASIIAGCSTHPLDLIKVRMQLQGESPASVQNLRPALAFHTATTNIHIPVAPTRVGPVSVGVKIIQQEGVKALFSGVSATMLRQTLYSTTRMGLYDMLKQKWSDPDNGSNMSLSRKILAGLIAGGVGAAVGNPADVAMVRMQADGRLPLAQRRNYKSVVDAITQMSKSEGVTSLWRGSSLTVNRAMLVTASQLASYDEFKEIILAKGLMKDGLGTHVTASFAAGFVAAVVSNPVDVIKTRVMNMKVEPGMAPPYNGALDCAMKTIKAEGPMALYKGFIPTISRQGPFTIVLFVTLEQVRKLLKDF